A section of the Cutibacterium granulosum genome encodes:
- the cysK gene encoding cysteine synthase A: MTKIAGDVTELIGNTPLVKINKLFPDSKATILAKLEFYSPASSVKDRIAKSIIDAAEASGDLKPGGTIVEATSGNTGVGLALVGAARGYKVIITMPETMSKERRAIIRLLGAELVLTPGADGVPGANAKAAEIVKDTPGAILASQFDNPANPAIHHDRTGEEIWDDTEGAVDAIVAGIGTGGTISGAGKYLKEKNAEVKVFGAEPAESPVITKGEKAPHKIQGWGPGFVPDNLDKSVVDEILLVSGEDAISFARRAAAEEGIITGISGGGALQAAGQVAARPEFAGKTIVVVIADTGERYLSTPLFEGLVD, encoded by the coding sequence ATGACGAAGATCGCAGGTGACGTCACCGAGCTCATCGGCAACACCCCGCTCGTGAAGATCAACAAGCTGTTCCCGGACTCCAAGGCCACCATCCTGGCCAAGCTGGAGTTCTACAGTCCTGCTTCCAGCGTCAAGGATCGTATTGCCAAGTCCATCATCGACGCCGCGGAAGCCTCCGGTGACCTCAAGCCCGGCGGCACCATCGTCGAGGCGACCTCCGGGAACACCGGAGTCGGGCTGGCCCTCGTCGGAGCAGCCCGCGGGTACAAGGTCATCATCACCATGCCCGAGACGATGTCCAAGGAGCGCCGCGCCATCATCCGTCTGCTGGGCGCCGAGCTCGTGCTCACTCCGGGCGCCGACGGTGTTCCGGGAGCCAATGCCAAGGCTGCCGAGATCGTCAAGGACACCCCGGGTGCCATTCTCGCCAGTCAGTTCGACAACCCGGCCAACCCGGCGATCCATCACGACCGCACCGGTGAGGAGATCTGGGACGACACCGAGGGCGCGGTTGACGCCATCGTCGCCGGCATCGGCACTGGCGGCACCATCTCGGGTGCTGGCAAGTACCTCAAGGAGAAGAACGCCGAGGTCAAGGTGTTCGGGGCCGAGCCTGCCGAGTCCCCGGTCATCACCAAGGGTGAGAAGGCCCCCCACAAGATCCAGGGATGGGGACCGGGCTTCGTGCCGGACAACCTCGACAAGTCCGTCGTCGACGAGATTCTGCTGGTGAGCGGGGAGGACGCCATCAGCTTTGCCCGTCGTGCTGCCGCCGAGGAGGGAATCATCACCGGCATCTCCGGTGGCGGCGCCCTGCAGGCCGCCGGTCAAGTGGCCGCTCGTCCGGAGTTCGCCGGCAAGACGATCGTCGTCGTCATCGCCGACACCGGTGAGCGTTACCTGTCGACCCCGCTCTTCGAGGGCCTCGTCGACTGA
- a CDS encoding sulfurtransferase TusA family protein → MTTHVLETGGQVCPFPLIEAQKAMAELPVGDRLRINFDCTQATESIPEWAAQAGYPVTSFRKVGSADWTITVEKA, encoded by the coding sequence ATGACCACACATGTTCTGGAAACCGGTGGGCAGGTGTGCCCGTTCCCACTGATCGAAGCCCAGAAAGCCATGGCTGAGCTGCCGGTCGGAGATCGTCTGAGGATCAACTTCGACTGCACTCAGGCAACCGAATCCATCCCCGAGTGGGCCGCACAGGCCGGTTACCCGGTCACCAGTTTCCGAAAGGTGGGAAGCGCAGACTGGACCATAACCGTCGAAAAGGCATGA
- a CDS encoding YeeE/YedE family protein, with amino-acid sequence MEHTMILTGLAVGVAFGFILQRGRFCVTNAFRNVWVARSGTWITACLLVIAVQAIGVTALTQLDLIHLSWGPLPWLGVIVGGLLFGVSIVLAGGCATGTWFRSGEGLVGSWIALIFYAIGAAAMKHGSLSGVNASVRSFTVPVTTIPALGISAWIPTVVLALVVGVLVWRQLRKPARKVATLPPERTGLAHWLFEAPWQPFLTATLISVIAIITYPLSEATGRHAGLGITTPTGNLLEWTVTGDTSYIDWGVLLVIGILVGSFIAAAASGEFRVRVPDSTQVVKSVVGGLGMGVGASWAGGCTIGNAMVETAQFSFQGWISFLFMFLGVGLGTKVFMLDATHRAPAAAELRTAVVTEGGS; translated from the coding sequence ATGGAACACACCATGATCCTCACCGGTCTTGCCGTCGGAGTTGCCTTCGGCTTCATCCTCCAGCGTGGACGTTTCTGCGTCACCAATGCCTTCCGCAACGTATGGGTTGCCCGCAGTGGCACATGGATCACGGCTTGCCTGCTCGTGATCGCTGTCCAGGCAATCGGCGTCACCGCCCTCACCCAGCTCGACCTCATCCACCTGTCATGGGGTCCGCTGCCGTGGCTCGGGGTGATCGTCGGAGGTCTGCTCTTCGGAGTTTCGATCGTGCTCGCCGGTGGCTGCGCGACCGGAACATGGTTCCGCAGTGGTGAAGGACTCGTCGGATCATGGATCGCCCTGATCTTCTACGCGATCGGTGCCGCCGCCATGAAACATGGCTCCCTGTCAGGGGTCAATGCCTCGGTGCGCTCCTTCACGGTTCCGGTGACGACCATCCCGGCGCTGGGAATCTCTGCCTGGATTCCCACCGTCGTCCTGGCCCTTGTCGTCGGTGTCCTGGTGTGGCGTCAGCTGCGCAAGCCGGCCCGAAAGGTCGCCACCCTTCCACCGGAGAGGACGGGGCTCGCGCACTGGCTCTTCGAGGCACCGTGGCAACCGTTCCTCACCGCAACACTCATCTCTGTCATAGCGATCATCACCTACCCGCTGAGCGAGGCAACCGGCCGGCACGCTGGCCTGGGAATCACCACCCCAACAGGAAATCTTCTCGAATGGACCGTGACCGGTGACACCTCGTACATCGACTGGGGAGTACTCCTGGTCATCGGAATACTCGTCGGATCCTTCATTGCCGCGGCGGCATCCGGAGAGTTCCGCGTCCGGGTTCCCGACTCGACCCAGGTCGTCAAATCAGTTGTCGGCGGCTTGGGAATGGGAGTGGGAGCCAGCTGGGCCGGCGGCTGCACCATCGGCAATGCCATGGTCGAGACTGCCCAGTTCAGCTTCCAGGGATGGATTTCCTTCCTCTTCATGTTCCTGGGTGTGGGCCTGGGCACGAAGGTTTTCATGCTTGACGCCACCCACCGCGCTCCCGCCGCCGCGGAGCTGCGAACCGCCGTCGTCACCGAAGGAGGGTCATGA
- a CDS encoding histidinol-phosphate transaminase has product MSRQSTPHYGSVSADPHGRDRIIEVANNESPYPPLPSVTTVISQELAGINRYPSVSTLDLRTAIAVRCGVDADQICVGAGSVDVLANLVSVLVDPGAEVVLPWRSFEAFPSVVERARATAVPVPLTAQLTHDLPAMAAAVTERTHMVMLCSPNNPTGTVLHTDEVVDFLARIPSDVHVVLDEAYTHFNQDTDAVRGLDLLAEHPNVICLHTFSKAYGLAGLRIGFSVSSAEVAHTVRQFSLPFTVTNLAGRAAMASMLAEDELAARVDLTTRERGRVGRELDHQGWRVAASQANFIWLDTGGDTARVAEKLRDSAIMTRWWDGEGIRVSLGTPRDNDTVISTLAEIHDRL; this is encoded by the coding sequence ATGTCACGTCAGAGCACTCCGCACTACGGTTCGGTGTCGGCCGACCCTCATGGTCGCGACAGGATCATCGAGGTTGCCAACAATGAGAGTCCGTACCCGCCGCTGCCGTCGGTGACGACGGTCATCAGTCAGGAGCTTGCGGGAATCAACCGGTACCCCAGTGTGTCCACGCTCGATCTGCGTACCGCCATCGCCGTACGTTGCGGGGTGGATGCCGACCAGATCTGTGTGGGTGCTGGGTCCGTCGACGTGCTGGCCAATCTGGTCAGCGTGCTCGTGGACCCCGGTGCGGAGGTCGTCCTGCCGTGGCGATCTTTCGAGGCATTCCCCTCTGTCGTCGAGCGAGCACGTGCCACGGCCGTTCCCGTTCCGCTCACCGCTCAGCTCACCCATGACCTTCCTGCCATGGCAGCGGCAGTTACCGAGCGTACACACATGGTTATGCTGTGCAGCCCCAACAATCCCACTGGCACCGTCCTGCACACCGATGAGGTCGTCGACTTCCTTGCACGGATCCCCAGTGACGTCCACGTCGTCCTCGATGAGGCCTACACCCACTTCAACCAGGACACCGATGCCGTGCGTGGTCTCGACCTGCTCGCCGAGCATCCCAACGTCATCTGTCTGCACACCTTCTCCAAGGCCTATGGCCTCGCCGGTCTGCGCATCGGCTTCTCGGTGAGCTCTGCGGAGGTGGCTCACACGGTTCGGCAGTTCAGTCTGCCGTTCACGGTGACGAATCTTGCTGGACGAGCCGCCATGGCCTCCATGCTCGCAGAGGACGAGCTCGCAGCTCGAGTGGACCTCACCACCCGCGAGCGAGGCCGAGTAGGTCGGGAGCTTGACCATCAGGGGTGGCGAGTTGCAGCGTCCCAGGCGAATTTCATCTGGCTCGACACGGGCGGTGACACTGCACGAGTGGCCGAAAAGTTGCGTGACTCAGCCATCATGACTCGGTGGTGGGATGGCGAGGGGATCCGAGTGAGTCTGGGGACTCCCCGCGACAATGACACGGTGATCTCAACTCTGGCAGAGATTCATGACAGACTCTGA
- a CDS encoding SAF domain-containing protein, which yields MPVLTRPHRRTTADDPAVQSAANRSVSPADVRMTRDPRPADTPPSTPGTPTAGPRHGRGRRSPVLIAVGVLCMCLGGLGGAWAWHQASNTESVLVMTHSVPRGKLVTANDVGVTQTSVGEQVKRLPADARDRLVGQHAVVDLPAGSLVSADSVGEAQVQRGTSHVGLTLAPGHVPIEPMPAGTKVRAIEVSEEQPVGDRPTSVPGVVTVEPRSLEASNDVLVDLAVPSESAARLADLSARSRVALIIEEQ from the coding sequence ATGCCTGTTCTCACCCGACCACACCGACGCACCACAGCCGATGATCCCGCCGTCCAGTCGGCTGCGAATCGGTCCGTGTCACCTGCCGACGTGCGCATGACACGTGACCCACGTCCCGCCGACACACCTCCGAGCACTCCTGGCACCCCCACCGCTGGGCCCAGGCATGGTCGAGGCAGGCGTTCCCCGGTGCTCATCGCCGTGGGAGTGCTGTGCATGTGTCTTGGCGGACTGGGTGGAGCCTGGGCATGGCATCAGGCCAGCAACACGGAGTCCGTGCTCGTCATGACCCACTCGGTGCCGCGGGGCAAGCTCGTCACGGCCAATGACGTCGGTGTGACGCAGACGTCCGTGGGGGAGCAGGTCAAGAGGCTTCCCGCCGATGCCCGTGACCGACTCGTCGGCCAGCACGCCGTGGTGGACCTTCCAGCCGGAAGTCTGGTCTCAGCGGATTCGGTGGGTGAGGCGCAGGTGCAACGGGGAACCTCGCACGTCGGGCTCACCCTGGCACCTGGTCACGTACCGATCGAGCCCATGCCGGCCGGGACCAAGGTGAGGGCCATCGAGGTCAGTGAGGAGCAGCCGGTCGGTGACCGTCCCACCTCGGTGCCCGGAGTCGTCACCGTCGAGCCCAGGTCGCTGGAGGCCAGCAACGACGTTCTCGTGGACCTCGCCGTGCCCTCGGAGAGCGCCGCCCGATTGGCAGATCTTTCCGCCCGGTCACGTGTGGCTCTCATCATCGAGGAGCAGTGA
- a CDS encoding CpaF family protein: MLGGAIIRSVVHSYADRLAVDGKALWTTTEELAHVNALTDAIFGYGRLQPLFDIAEAENIEISGCEPVHVQYGDGHREKHPPVADSDEELVEAIRFLGESAAPPRPFDDAHPTMTVALGDRYRLHAIGFGLAHRPSVVIRHHTLTDVTLDELADTGMMPHTVARLLRAAVLARKSIVISGDQGAGKTTLLRALIDAIPRTERFGTLETDYELLTHLQPGRNMVALQATVGMGETVDGRRVGEFSVADLIPEALRQNLSRIIVGEVRGCEAGAMFEAMQAGAGTMSTTHSHSASSTMDRLAARVAQGGVLTTEEAFRQIAHNITFLIHVVLVDDTWRGGIRRRVVSEIRQLTGAMESGRPVTHLVYRAATGTSPVVFHPEPELLDELVQFDPRVGGML; the protein is encoded by the coding sequence ATGCTGGGCGGCGCCATCATCCGCAGCGTCGTCCACTCCTACGCCGACCGGTTGGCCGTCGACGGGAAGGCGCTGTGGACGACCACCGAGGAGCTGGCCCATGTCAACGCCCTCACCGACGCGATTTTCGGTTACGGGCGACTGCAGCCCCTCTTCGACATCGCCGAGGCCGAGAACATCGAGATCAGCGGATGCGAACCGGTGCACGTCCAGTACGGAGACGGACACCGTGAGAAGCACCCGCCAGTGGCCGACAGCGACGAGGAACTCGTGGAGGCGATCCGATTCCTGGGTGAGTCGGCTGCACCGCCACGTCCCTTCGACGACGCCCACCCGACGATGACGGTGGCCCTGGGTGATCGCTACCGACTTCATGCCATTGGATTCGGACTGGCTCACCGACCCTCGGTGGTCATCCGGCACCACACCCTCACCGACGTCACCTTGGACGAGCTGGCCGACACCGGAATGATGCCGCACACCGTCGCCCGACTGTTGCGAGCTGCCGTACTCGCACGCAAGTCGATCGTCATCTCCGGTGACCAGGGGGCTGGGAAGACGACCCTGCTGCGCGCGCTCATCGATGCCATTCCCCGTACCGAACGGTTCGGCACCCTGGAGACCGACTACGAATTGCTCACCCATCTCCAGCCCGGACGCAACATGGTTGCTCTGCAAGCCACCGTCGGCATGGGTGAGACGGTGGACGGACGACGGGTGGGCGAGTTCAGTGTTGCCGACCTCATTCCCGAGGCACTGCGACAGAACTTGTCACGGATCATCGTCGGTGAGGTGCGTGGCTGCGAGGCTGGAGCCATGTTCGAGGCCATGCAGGCCGGCGCCGGGACGATGAGCACCACCCACTCCCACTCGGCGTCGTCGACGATGGATCGGCTGGCCGCCCGGGTCGCCCAGGGTGGGGTGCTCACCACCGAGGAGGCATTTCGTCAGATTGCCCACAACATCACCTTCCTCATCCACGTCGTCCTCGTTGACGACACCTGGCGGGGCGGGATCCGCCGAAGGGTGGTCTCGGAGATTCGTCAGCTCACCGGTGCGATGGAGTCCGGCAGGCCCGTCACACACCTGGTGTATCGCGCTGCCACCGGCACCAGTCCGGTGGTGTTCCACCCCGAACCCGAGCTGCTTGACGAGCTGGTTCAGTTCGACCCGCGAGTGGGAGGAATGCTGTGA
- a CDS encoding TadE/TadG family type IV pilus assembly protein, which translates to MNPLLVTWATSARAWVGTSRMNSLWTGLSRAHLFRARPVRETRVTRRDERGLSESVQWALVWPVVMMAIAAAIQTVLVLQARSVAIEAARAAVHADAMLGSTPSDAPRAASQVCAGSGVSQLHVHTDRHARIVRVDVDVQAARFFPAGRFTTVRAHAVAPKEGT; encoded by the coding sequence GTGAATCCGCTCTTGGTGACCTGGGCCACGTCGGCTCGTGCCTGGGTGGGCACGTCCCGAATGAATTCGCTGTGGACGGGTCTTTCCCGAGCACACCTGTTCCGGGCACGACCGGTACGGGAAACCCGGGTCACCAGGCGCGACGAGCGGGGTTTGTCGGAATCGGTGCAGTGGGCCCTGGTGTGGCCGGTGGTGATGATGGCGATTGCCGCTGCCATCCAGACAGTTCTGGTCCTCCAGGCCAGATCGGTGGCCATCGAGGCTGCTCGAGCCGCTGTACATGCCGATGCCATGTTGGGTTCGACTCCCTCCGATGCGCCCCGGGCTGCCAGCCAGGTCTGCGCCGGATCGGGGGTGTCCCAGCTGCACGTGCACACCGACCGTCACGCACGAATCGTCCGAGTCGACGTCGACGTGCAGGCTGCGAGGTTCTTCCCGGCGGGGCGGTTCACCACCGTGCGTGCCCATGCCGTGGCTCCCAAGGAGGGAACATGA
- a CDS encoding TadE/TadG family type IV pilus assembly protein: MIRIGTSQQSATGVSTRMMTGSWQHLRVPGSRGPRHRQRGAVSVEAVLLLPLVILIVSAATASWRVWQARADVQSASQSAARTAAMAHSSGQAVTAGTEAGSAELAGTRCRGASLHIAADTFSRRVGTRGSVSASVSCTVSLSDLGLPLPGSIHVDGSAQAPVDSHRERTP, from the coding sequence ATGATTCGCATCGGAACGTCTCAGCAAAGTGCAACCGGGGTGAGCACTCGAATGATGACCGGCTCGTGGCAACACCTTCGTGTCCCGGGGAGTCGAGGACCACGTCACCGGCAGCGTGGCGCGGTCTCGGTGGAGGCTGTGCTTCTGCTGCCGCTGGTCATTCTCATCGTGTCCGCGGCGACCGCTTCCTGGCGAGTCTGGCAGGCTCGAGCCGACGTGCAGTCAGCCTCCCAGTCCGCGGCACGGACGGCGGCCATGGCCCATTCATCCGGCCAGGCTGTCACTGCGGGAACTGAGGCTGGATCCGCCGAACTGGCCGGAACACGATGCCGGGGAGCGTCACTGCACATTGCCGCAGACACCTTCTCCAGACGGGTCGGCACTCGTGGCAGCGTCAGTGCCTCGGTGAGCTGCACCGTGTCCTTGTCGGATCTTGGGCTGCCACTACCCGGATCCATCCACGTCGATGGGAGCGCACAGGCTCCCGTCGACAGTCACCGGGAGCGCACACCATGA
- a CDS encoding LysM peptidoglycan-binding domain-containing protein, whose protein sequence is MKRLITSVGSTLLLAALVIGSPTALLAWGRLDGLARLSPSALMSPDDGTIVLGLVTITGWAAWFVFTLSVVIEAVALATHSRVHVTLPGLSLVQGLAAGLLVASLAILAPAARGNCPTQQNITVATVGIAQQTRDDTTVQEGVPGLSGTGASVSRKLRGSQNRPMEFTEPDSARASGPARKMTAEPGYDMYRISATDDLWSLAERVYGEGTAWHQIARANSGMDVQHLPVGDQIKLPRAGMHGLGTYDPAAPGADTLDAGTTFSDSISTTSAPAAATWNLPNTGTTVDPAHGAGDLSGTDSAATGGATAEAASPSTDSAAALSSDSSPSHPSTTKVVVHRGDTLSKLAREHLGDADAWPQIWQLNRDLVTDPDVIDVGWQLTVPCTSQEHASGQDAGTAHRTARHDGGRTHESAVSRTTASEGAESARPARPEASHGPRDEMDSATTAPGTRAPTPLVPTPGGVGGTSADRETSSTDAGTRIPLAPGVPSQTGSAGAQGATASSAAEVGSSPRPTAGVSGDTPATAASRAVGSDPTGGLPRDGDGTGADSELLVRALSGMSLFLAGGISGALVSRRRQQLFSRKVGRRIPAVPEERQRTKQLLDAAGAVGSDGAGTTGETAADSWASAEARGPVIVPEDQISMSIDPTSEVTDTPDAPWHARTTAASELIRSMTEGLEEPDDTTEPEHASDVRDGNVDDDPGTEAFQHDDMAEHEVSSVEASCSSNGALPGQLSGQTGDELTATTVVLGQRLDGTPMLMDLADSPGLVTVEGPDRPCQSLVAAIGLCLVASRWSSGVDVIVVGESLRWLAQTGIEDVQPMTIDEVSRALPWWASRPHPHSHDMAAPEVMRVILADEPIDVDDVAAVRAAGMVLVHLGSASGGLVIHVAERAGRERPGAAERTRPSASQLVGQMGRTTFEVQGVDRPMRRAIVDLVELTGQQADEPAPWWDDRTAYGSPQGSPGPDELTPDSSGEVLGKGETGGDPPRTALLQPSHGVDEPPDREPARTRRPEPITGKVLLEDTMTTNPSSSAGPSPVLRLLGPVDLVGARGQAPSKARRQCLEYAAWILAHPGARSTQMSDSLLVAETTRRSNLSRLRRWLGNDDSGEPYLADAYDGRLRLCDEITTDWEHLEVLITAGVARATDAALAGALDLVRGAPLADAAPGQWLWAEEWRLEMVQTIRDIGAELARRRMAEGDLDGARRAVNRALSACPQDEVLLTTQIRIAHLADDRCETERLVYLLARQARRIGVDLSDETVTVLQEVMEGRPRTRVV, encoded by the coding sequence ATGAAACGTCTCATCACATCGGTGGGCTCAACCCTTCTGCTCGCTGCTCTCGTCATCGGAAGCCCCACGGCCCTGCTGGCCTGGGGACGTCTGGACGGGTTGGCGCGGCTGAGCCCCTCGGCACTCATGAGTCCTGATGACGGCACCATCGTCCTGGGGCTGGTGACCATCACTGGGTGGGCGGCATGGTTCGTCTTCACCCTGAGTGTCGTCATCGAGGCAGTCGCCCTGGCGACTCACAGTCGCGTGCATGTCACCCTGCCCGGGCTCTCCCTGGTCCAGGGGTTGGCTGCGGGACTTCTGGTGGCAAGCCTCGCCATCCTCGCGCCGGCGGCACGCGGCAACTGCCCCACACAGCAGAACATCACTGTCGCAACGGTCGGCATCGCTCAGCAGACGCGAGACGACACGACGGTGCAGGAAGGCGTCCCGGGACTATCTGGGACGGGTGCGAGCGTCAGCCGCAAGCTGCGGGGATCCCAGAACCGGCCGATGGAGTTCACGGAACCCGACTCCGCACGGGCGTCGGGGCCTGCCCGGAAGATGACTGCAGAACCCGGTTACGACATGTATCGAATCAGTGCCACGGACGACCTGTGGAGTCTCGCGGAGCGTGTCTACGGCGAGGGGACTGCCTGGCACCAGATCGCCAGGGCCAACTCGGGGATGGATGTGCAGCATCTGCCGGTGGGTGACCAGATCAAGCTGCCGCGCGCCGGCATGCACGGTCTCGGTACGTACGACCCAGCCGCACCGGGAGCCGACACTCTCGACGCGGGCACCACATTCTCAGATTCCATCTCCACCACGTCCGCTCCCGCTGCTGCCACATGGAATCTTCCGAACACCGGTACGACCGTTGATCCTGCACACGGGGCAGGAGACCTCTCCGGTACCGACTCTGCGGCGACCGGTGGCGCCACTGCGGAGGCTGCCTCCCCGAGCACCGACTCGGCAGCTGCGCTGTCATCCGACTCGTCCCCCTCCCATCCCTCGACGACGAAGGTGGTGGTGCACCGGGGCGACACCTTGAGCAAGCTTGCCCGGGAACATTTGGGAGATGCCGATGCCTGGCCACAGATCTGGCAGCTCAATCGTGATCTCGTCACCGATCCCGACGTCATCGATGTGGGATGGCAGCTCACGGTGCCGTGCACCTCGCAGGAACATGCGTCCGGGCAGGATGCCGGTACGGCACACCGAACGGCACGGCACGATGGTGGTAGGACGCACGAGTCGGCTGTCAGCCGCACGACTGCTTCCGAAGGAGCTGAATCTGCCCGTCCGGCACGGCCAGAAGCCTCCCACGGACCCCGTGACGAGATGGATTCCGCCACCACGGCACCCGGCACGCGGGCCCCCACACCACTGGTTCCGACCCCGGGGGGTGTCGGTGGAACCTCTGCTGACAGGGAGACGTCGTCGACTGATGCCGGGACACGGATACCGCTGGCGCCAGGTGTGCCTTCACAGACCGGTTCTGCGGGTGCCCAGGGAGCCACGGCATCGTCTGCTGCAGAGGTCGGGTCATCACCTCGACCCACCGCAGGGGTGAGTGGCGATACGCCCGCTACAGCTGCGTCACGTGCTGTGGGGTCGGACCCCACCGGTGGGTTGCCCCGGGACGGCGATGGTACTGGGGCGGATTCCGAGCTGCTCGTGCGAGCCCTGTCCGGGATGAGCCTGTTCCTGGCTGGTGGCATCTCGGGGGCACTGGTGAGCAGACGTCGGCAGCAGCTCTTCAGTCGCAAGGTGGGTAGGAGGATTCCGGCCGTGCCCGAGGAACGGCAACGGACCAAGCAGCTCCTGGACGCAGCCGGAGCCGTTGGGTCTGATGGGGCTGGGACCACGGGCGAGACGGCTGCAGACAGCTGGGCGTCGGCCGAGGCGAGAGGCCCGGTCATCGTGCCCGAGGATCAGATCAGCATGTCCATCGACCCAACCAGTGAGGTCACCGATACCCCGGATGCGCCGTGGCATGCCCGTACCACGGCGGCCAGCGAACTGATCCGCTCCATGACCGAGGGACTCGAGGAGCCTGACGACACCACGGAGCCGGAACATGCGAGCGACGTACGGGACGGCAATGTCGATGATGATCCCGGTACCGAGGCGTTCCAGCACGATGACATGGCGGAGCACGAGGTCTCCAGTGTGGAGGCATCGTGTTCCTCCAATGGGGCACTGCCAGGTCAGCTGTCCGGACAGACGGGTGATGAACTCACGGCAACGACCGTCGTGCTTGGCCAGCGACTCGACGGTACCCCGATGCTCATGGACCTTGCCGATTCCCCGGGTCTGGTGACGGTCGAAGGCCCCGATAGGCCCTGCCAGAGTCTGGTGGCGGCGATCGGCCTGTGCCTGGTGGCTTCGAGGTGGAGCAGCGGGGTCGACGTGATCGTGGTGGGGGAGTCATTGCGCTGGCTCGCCCAGACCGGGATCGAGGACGTCCAGCCGATGACCATCGACGAGGTGAGCCGGGCGTTGCCGTGGTGGGCCTCGCGGCCCCACCCCCACTCGCATGACATGGCAGCACCTGAGGTGATGCGCGTCATCCTTGCCGACGAGCCGATTGACGTTGACGACGTTGCGGCGGTCCGGGCTGCTGGCATGGTGCTCGTCCACCTCGGATCGGCATCCGGTGGACTGGTCATTCACGTCGCGGAACGAGCTGGACGGGAACGTCCGGGTGCTGCGGAACGAACCCGACCAAGTGCCAGCCAGCTCGTCGGGCAGATGGGACGAACCACCTTCGAGGTGCAGGGCGTCGATCGTCCCATGAGACGGGCCATAGTCGACCTGGTCGAGCTCACTGGTCAACAGGCAGATGAGCCAGCCCCGTGGTGGGACGACAGGACGGCATACGGGTCTCCTCAAGGGTCTCCCGGACCGGATGAACTCACCCCGGACAGTTCAGGCGAGGTCCTTGGCAAGGGTGAAACCGGCGGGGACCCGCCTCGGACCGCTCTTCTCCAACCTTCTCACGGCGTGGACGAGCCACCAGACCGAGAGCCGGCACGGACACGACGACCTGAACCCATCACTGGCAAGGTACTTCTGGAGGACACGATGACGACCAATCCATCATCCAGTGCCGGGCCCAGCCCTGTGCTACGGCTGTTGGGCCCGGTCGACCTGGTCGGTGCCCGTGGCCAGGCCCCCAGCAAGGCCAGACGCCAGTGCTTGGAGTACGCGGCGTGGATCCTGGCCCATCCCGGGGCCCGCTCCACCCAGATGTCCGACAGTTTGCTGGTTGCCGAAACCACCCGACGATCCAATCTGTCCCGACTGCGACGATGGTTGGGCAATGACGACTCTGGCGAGCCCTATCTGGCTGACGCCTATGACGGGCGTCTGCGGCTCTGTGACGAGATCACCACCGACTGGGAGCATCTCGAGGTCCTCATCACCGCTGGAGTGGCCCGTGCCACCGATGCGGCACTTGCCGGAGCCCTGGACCTGGTGCGCGGTGCACCACTTGCCGATGCCGCCCCTGGGCAGTGGTTGTGGGCTGAGGAATGGCGGCTGGAGATGGTGCAGACCATCCGCGACATCGGGGCCGAGCTGGCTCGGCGTCGGATGGCCGAAGGTGATCTCGACGGAGCCCGACGCGCCGTGAATCGAGCGTTGAGTGCGTGCCCCCAGGATGAGGTGCTGCTCACCACACAGATCCGTATCGCTCACCTGGCCGATGATCGTTGTGAGACGGAACGTCTGGTGTACCTGTTGGCGCGCCAGGCGCGTCGCATCGGCGTCGACCTGTCGGACGAGACCGTCACCGTGCTCCAGGAGGTGATGGAGGGACGACCACGTACCCGAGTGGTGTGA